ATctttacacagcaacatacatgtaagtattatcatcatttttatacctcagaatatatacagtacaggccaaaagtttggacacaccttctcattcaatgcgttttctttattttcatgactatttacattgtagattctaactgaaggaatcaaaactatgaatgaacacatgtggagttatgtacttaacaaaaaaaggtgaaataactgaaaacatgttttatattctagtttcttcaaaatagccaccctttgctctgattactgctttgcacactcttggcattctctcgatgagctatccggctacactaatcgagatcatggtgatcagggaaaACCGGTATCACgccgctggttatcaactcgctcactcgatccaggtttgcctcatcaagagccgtgaacatGCATGTATAAGGGGCACGTTCTGAGGCAgtcgaccaatcacaaacatgagcgacaaggaaaaacgcacagcGCATGTCAGGGCGGAGGAACAGCGTATTATCGcctactggaaaagtatgaggaggagcGGCGTACTagactggaaaagtatgaggaggaaaacaacatcTACACACTAAATTGAACACCGCGGCTGCCACTAAGAGAAGGCGGGATACTTGGCAACGAATTGCTgactgcataaatgcgcaaaTTACATATCAGTGGCTgaagtccacatctgacgctgaaacctatgcactgcactgcacagatgtgttgcGTGTATGACAGGTATAGTTGAATTCCCCCACATATAACCCTCAGCTGTCAGGCCCATTCTCTTacacaggaataatttgcccccccccccaaaatatttagagctaattaattgtgccattttaaccctcctattatgtttggggtcaatttgaccccagccaatgtttaacgtctctaaataaatgattaacatcattttttttgcttcatatttaatgagtgttcctaatgtaatgggttctaccgggtaaacatgaaattgacatgatgatatgttttccaTGTCCTggacacactttgtaacgcattggttataaataacaaaaatctgtacttagaaataatataaagccattaaaacaccaaaaattaatatttcttttcaattttaGAACAATCAGTGACATTTTATGGTGatctgaatatttttccattgtcgcataataggaatactgaaTGTATAAGTAGGGGTGGGgcggagttatgttttatttaaagggctatttaggtaatcaacaaagaaacatcaagtacttgacacataaactttggtaacaattttagttatgataattttgtgaaagtttaaactgcaggggtcaaattgactccaaacataaaggatgttcaaaaatgtgaacataacaggagggttaaatgtccctaaaatgttgtgaaacggctctaaaaaatacttttgattatcaaatttcctttaatgatctctcgtgtgttttcctctcctacagagtgtcagctgtgtatagcaggcagctgttagccaggctgaagctgcttcacattacatacattacattacatcctttctctcatacagagagtcgtCGGCAAAATCTAACGGGTTTGATcggtcaaggaaaatcctttgacgccgtaatgctctccgGGATCCTCAATGATTGGACAGGCCAcggtttggcaaacagctgattggccagggggcggtgctttatgtagggttcaatcctatcctgaaagttagcctgccccggagcaggctagctttcaggataggattaggacaggttttctatcccgatcagaggtgaaccagctttgtgatacagaaaatccggagttgagcctgaagttatctcgctaacgccttaatcccgcttcgtgatacaggcctctgcaATAGTtgttggaaatgcagtgacCCTGTGTGCAGCGCTCACAGCCAGAAACAAGTAGTTGTAGATTGTAAGAgctgctcacagtgagaagagagaagacacacgtgtgtgtgtacatatgtgtggacatgcatagacagacagacagatggacagacaaacaattaatgttgacattttgatagctgcattgatagcaatattttgatcaaatgaaagaaggtgataaatcagggcGACTCAACTtaagacggctcaggggccactcagcaaaattcagctgtgttcAAGGGCCGaaagctaaacatgtctgtcctattttggacgtttaaacaataattttgtcacaggctacatgactagtctcaacatgaatgaaacaaacagaaaacagctacatttccatccaaggccaaacctcactgaataaaagattgtcatgcaatgattaatgatgaaatgatcaggttacaacaaaatgaggctttattcccaaaaagattagatagaatcataatatttttattatatgatagtggcgggctgcataaaaatgacatacaggctgcatgtggcccctgggctatgggttgagtagccctgtgattaatgaacatgtaaaacatgaaattattcttgtgttgaccaaaatataataagaatcattattttaaaaccaaaatgaagaaatattgcactaaacacattgtttctaatagggatcatttttggatgtttccattttttgacctatttaaaatatgttttttgataaaaaaattttattaaaagtgataaatggacatgtcaaacatgaaataattattttgttgactaaaatacaataaaaatcatcatctttaaccaaaatgaaagacatttctgaagtttTCAGCGTAAAACCCATTAATTtcaattggggtcatttttgaccccactcatggaagagtgcagggtttggtgagccatgcatctaagggttaaatAAAACTACCACCCCACCCTCCGTGAATCACAGACCTTGTGGGAATCATCTTTTTCCCACTCAAATGTCACAtgaaccctataaagccatttccTATATAAATTTACATTGTCCTCGTTCAACTAatcttatgaatgaatgaatgaatgaatgaatgagtaaatgagtaaataaatagataaaagtaaagataaaatgaaaaggacAACATGTGGCATTCATTTTGAAGAGAATTTATTTCAGCAAATATGATTATTTGATTATGATTCTGAttatccagcagcagagagtgtCGTAACAATGCTGTGTTCAATATTGAAAACAGTCATCTCAGACTGAATCAAAAGCAATGAAGCAACAGCATTCGACCATCAAGCACAGACCAGACAAATCACAAGCAGCCCAGTGACATTATATCTGCATCCAGAGCAGCTCTAGACCAACAAGATCAAACTCCAATCCCGCTTTCACTAGGAAAGTCTGGAAAACTGAGACAGAGCTAAACAATGTGCTCAACCCAACTTTAACCTTTACTTTCAAAATATATTGCACAATAAGTACCACTTATTTTCCAATGCTGCAACACCCATCAGCTCTACGATGATACATCATGGTCGGTAGAATCACAGAGGTCAGGCAGCTCTGTCACAGCAATATTTGTCCCTGGCATCATAAACGTCTTGATTGGTTTTCATATTGACAATCTAGAAAGTGAGGCTTAATCAATAACTGTAATCAGTGTGAGCCTGCATGAGAGCATCACTCAATGTAAAAAGGGAGTGTGTTGAATTTCTCGGCCTCCTCAGACCTAGTCCAGGCTGTGGCCGTACACCTCCACCTCACACAGGGTCAGGTACTCTTTTCTTCCTGGAATGACAATGTTGATGTAGCGACCCTCCATCCCATTACACTGGAAGTTTTCAGTAACACCTGCAGCGATGTGTGAGACCACAGCACACCTACCAGGAGAAGCAGAAATCATTTTGTTACCAACAGTTCAGGTGAACAAATGGACACAAAAATAGACGTTTCAGTTTCAGTACATTCAATCATGTGActgatatgtttgtgtttgtgccactTCTGAACACAACATTACTGAACATGTGGGTAAACCTTGGTTTTATTCTCTTACATGATGCTATAGATGTTTTtggatttatattttatgatgtttatGTAGAAGTTAACAATGttactgttttaaaaagtacaaatatttttaaatagttgTTTAAAGGACAGAGAAATGGTCTTGATAATGATCAGGGAAAGAAAAGCGAAGCGAAGGAGAAATGCTCTTCCCTCCCTCAACAACTGAGGTGTCTTTGAGTAAGGCAGTGGTCCATACGCGTTTCACATGTGTTTGCATATGATTGTACACGCTTTTATGAGAACATGTTGTCTTGTGAAGTAGCACAAAGGTGTGTTGTTCAGAACTAGACACGGagttgtgttgaaaatgaatgccaAGATTGTCCAGTAACAGTTTTCAGTATTCCTGATGAACTACCTGGGgttgttgttgccattgttGTCGAGGGAATTTCCAATGCGGATCTCAGCTCCATTGATTCGCTCTGGTACATAATCTCTGTTAGTGATGCTGACAGAAACCACCTTATAGGTTTTGAGCAGGTCCAGTCTCCACCAGGGGCTGAAGCTGTATTGCGTGATACTGCAGGCACCTCGTTCGTAGCTGGTGTCACGATTCCCATCTATGGCATTCATTGGGATTGAAGTTGAATACACTGACGACTGCATTGCTCGTCCTCGGAGTGCCAAATTCTCTCCTGCACAAAGGACATGGTGACAAAAATCAACAGATCAAAATCATGACAATCTGTGGGTTTTATAAAACTCACCATATGTATTAAAAATCCACAATCCCACTAACTTTTGATTTCTCATAAATGGGAgatgcaactttttttgttcagtttatcCCAATTCATGTCTCCTATAAATGTTTATGTTCGtttggaattattattatttccttgtAATGgttatgttgaaaaaaaaatcctgtatgaATTAAGACCGAAAtaaacttattcattcattgcagTTTGTACATACATTCTATTTAGACACAAAACTTTGTCTTATGAGTTATATATCCATTGACTGGAGTAAAATCAACACTAATGACATTTCAAAACATGTCACAACTCAAACTCTCACCAGTCGCAGCAGGATACCCATAGACTTCCACTTCGCAGAGTGAAAGGACTTTGTTTTGACCCTCCATTTTCACAGTCACATAGCGTCCCTCCACTTTGTTGTCAAAATTCAGAGTGAAAGACTCGCCCAATGGAACATGAGGAACAGAACCATCcctgcaagacagagagaggaaaaagtccATAAAGACGTCTAAGATTAAAGGACTagttcacacaaaaatgaacaaaaatatcattatcagCTCACCTTAATGTCAACTGAAACATTCATTTACATGTTCACAagtttacattattattacacataGTGAGCCAGGTGGCACAGCTTCATTTCAGGCGGCTCCATATCAACTTACATGAATAGTAACAACAAAAGATTGTGCAGTACAAGAACATCCAATCAGACAACTTTTTGTGGAtgaaaaaaagctcaaaaaagAGTAGTGGTCACTTTTATTCACATGCTTATTGTTTGATGAGTCTTTATATTCACTTACGCTTTTTTTGGACTCTGATTTTCAATAGGAGAGTCCGAGATGTAGATATTTGCCCCAATGGTCTCTTCTGCACAGCAGTCTCCTCTGACTGAGATGATGATGGAGGTGATAATGTAGGAGTCCAGCAGGTCCACTCTCCACCAGGGGTTCGTCTGAGATTCAGTAGTGCTGCATGATCCAGCCATGAATTTAGATTGGCGGTTTCCATCGATGGCATTGGAGGCGGCACTGTAGCCTGTCCATGGTGCGCCTCTGATTGATGACTGAGTCGCTTTCCCACGCAAGGCCAGATTTTCTGTGAATGTGGCatacatttaaatatacatttagttgatgatttgtcattgtttaaTTTCTCAGTAGCTTGCCGCAGCTGGTTCTGTCTAGTATAAACgatatgtgctgctgctgctgtttaggcACCATGATCACAGTTATTTCAAGTTGTAAACCTACCCTGCATTTCAGCTAATCATGTAGTATCTGTCACCGAATGTTAACTCACTTTCACAGTATCAAACAACGCATGGCAAGGCGCTGGTAATGGCTGGTAGCTGCTGGTGCTAAAGACAAGACAAGTAactgtgtcacagtaatttAAATATGGAAACAAAGCTACATTTGCCTGTTCAGTTTTActtaaaatgggaaaaaatgaaccCACCACAATAATGTTCCTCATATCTTTTGTTTCTAACCTGCATACTGTAGATTTAGCCATGTTTTGCACACAGCCGATTCTCCAACTGACCTCTATGACAGAAACAGCTGCGACTAGATTGACACAACTGCAAAACTTCTGATGCAGTAATCAAACCAATTAAGGCAGCCagtgcattttatttaaataatcacAGGCTGTGATTGTAATTCTCCAGCAGTCAAAGATACacagcatgagaaaaaaaggaggaaaatccGCACACTGAATTGGAGCTcccaataaactttattgactAAAAAACGACGTTTCGTTTTACAGTCTTCCTCAGGCAACTATAGAGTAATGACATGGCAAGTGGCAGGTGGACACTTTATACAGTTTATTGGGAGCTCCAATTCAGTGTGCggattttcctcctttttttctcgtTTGGATCCTCTGATCATCCAGCTCCTGGCCTAAAACAAGATTGGATAGCATGCCATGATATTTATTGCATGATATTTATTGCAGATATGTTTCAATTGTATGCACACAAAAGCTCTTTTATGGCTgatgattgtattttttaactgtttctGAGAGCCAAATGCAACAAGATTTCATTCCAGTGCACTgtttttcatgcatgtgtgcttgaatgacaataaagttatctatcatctatcatatctatctatcattttaTGTCAAAGACAACATAAATATCACAAGATCATATTTACTTGAAGCGGTGGTAACCGTGCAGGTGCccaggagaagcagcaggaggataATTATGGTGTGTTTCATCTTTCtggttgagagagagacaataaaaaggGACATTAGTAGATTTGTCATCATTACTGTGTGAAACTGATCAACAACACATGGCTCCACCTtacagtttaatttcaaaagAAGTAATAAAGTGATTCCCaatggaagcaaaaaaaaaaaaaaaaaaaaaaaggaaataaaatgaaatgaataaaacaagtcatgaactcatcatttaaaaaaaaaggagtataaaaaatataaaacataaaattcaaGCAACATCTGGAAAGGCTCTCTGATTAAAAGATCAGAAGCAAGGAAAAACATTGCTCCTCTGAAGAGCGAGCTTTCTTAGATGGAAGGTAAGACTGCCACACAGTTTCTTTAATTacactttaactttaactaaaATTTCTTTTATTGCTCAGGCAGTGGATCAGCAGAGTTGAATCAAAAGACACTTAAAGAATAATtttgggagagaaagaaaaatgtttcgCACCTTCTCTCTGGTCAAAAAGGATTTAAGGAGAGATGAAGTAAAAATGCTCTCAAAGATGGTGAGTCTTGATGCGCCCTCTTCAAGCAGCTCGCCGATGCGCTTCAGAACTGCCTGTTTGCAGCTTtttatacctctctctctctctctctctctctctctctctctctctctctctcacacacacacacacacaaacacacaccagatcATGCAGATCACAGTTGGGCATCACCATGTTCCCGAATTATGAAGTAgactttgcacattttttttttttattaagataAGGAAACAGTTGGTGGATTTCAGCAAATTTTCTTGGACCAGGGTGTTGTCTGTTTACTTTAGTTAACACATAAGAACAGTTTATTTACCAGCATAAAAATTATATGATTACAACTTTTAGTACACAATTTAATATACACGTTGTAAGAAGGATTTACATAATTGTAGTATTATCATTAGCATTCAAGAGATATTTTTCTCACCCAGTTGAGAACTCAGAGCAATCCACCACTTCTCAATCTCTAGCTCTTGCTGTGTGTCTCCTTGCCCAATCGTACTGTCAAGGCCACCACggcgcagcaatggtcggggctgggcaattttaggcatttcggagcaacaagtggagaataggaagatgaaaagaaaggtggcattctaaggtgcattttgcatcagtcgAGGCTTGAACTGACAGTTTCTTGCATGAAGGATgatgctctatctcactgagctaattggcaagtgtcaattAATgcgaggcttcacaaattgactaagccagtcaaaTGATAGCAGCCACCTacgcatggaaaggcagatttcaaaccactgtaaaaaaaaaaaaaaaaagaaaaaaaaaaatcagtcatcaagacaaaattctgaaaatacacatattgcatgtAGATGTAGAGGGTGGAAAAAATGGCCTCTattaagaaaaggaaaaaaaactgacaccccccttatttttttcaaaacatgttaGTAGCTACAACCTAACATTTAACATAACATTTGGACTAAatgttgttgttaattttttgtGACAGTAGGTGTCGCTGTAACACTAGGGTTCAGTAGGGGACGCCCAACTCAAGCCGTGTCGGTGATGAAGAAGTAGAATAAACATGGCACTTGAGCTGACAACACTATTAAAACAGTGTCTGTTCCTTACTGCTCCACAGGTATGTAAAACATGGTGTTAACAACTCAGATTGAGTTGACATGTTACATAAATGTTAACTAAGCATTTCTTGacatgtaggggagagtggggtaatttgtgccaaggggcaagtagtgccacccctgttatctagaaaaccatagaagaagctggtcatgtgaccgcatatttttgaagaggcatccatttcactcatcctacaaagaagggagacacatggcttgagaggtaagaacatttaagttcaaaaaacatttttttgccctccaaagtaaaatttctatgatcaaggttttttgattgctgtgtttgaactattatagaaaactttgaaaacagttcacacaggttttagtactttagtaagctacaccatgagtctatacagttagcatgatgttagctcaaaacagctgggggatgcatttttttcaaaatggtgcgcttggggtaatttgtgccaaagggcctggggtaagttgtgccagtggcacaacttgtgattatatactataaattatgttattctattttattgttattgtacattgtcttcttacctttgatcactaaaactattcagattcaggtgaagatgatttgcaggtgctcattttggaatttttattttgttctgagTATGTGTTCATgcggcgctaggccttgttatagaaaagtggtctgtgatcttgttaaaataataaataaatgttaaataaataattttgtattgaatttgttttgcttttatatagcattatcatttgtgaggttaaaatgatctgttttacttcagttatcaatggcacaatttaccctagtgtattctctctaatggcacaatttaccccgcaccaggggcaagttgtgccacaaaaccacttttttttttgaaagctatatttctcaaacagtttatataagatccaaagtgattgttcccagggatgcacaacatcctaaactatatgtgcatattttagttggagacattactgtaatcccctcgctttaaaggcactttaagtaaaaattgacactacttaccccactctccctctgtgcaatctaagtatttaaaaaaaaacgagtTTGGACGTAGTCTTGTGTCGAGTATAATTTCTAAGCTAGCACCCGTGTTATCATGGTCAAATGGTACAATATTGCGGCAATGACCAAAACCAGCATTTTGTAAGCAGTACTTACCATTTATTAATTAGTTTGACATGTATAACAAGGTACAGGACATTACCAGTTCCGTCTGTGAAGTATTAGTGTTGGGTTCATAAGTTATGGAATAACAGTGAACTTGTGATAGTGTGCGATGCTATAAATTGTGTACATTGCTACCAGGTTGGTTCATTTAAACATACTTAGTAGAAGGgaaatacatattaaaaaatgttttattgttattttattgttacactgaaatatttttatgCAGTCTACATTTCAGTTATGTAGTAATATTCCTCTGTAAGGAAAGTAGTGTAAAGTTTAAGATGTTGTTTAAACAACTTATTTTCAGTAAGAAAACCAGTAGAACTCACTGTTTAGGAATAATAGTCAGCCTACTATAAAGATGTGTCTATGTTAACTG
The Myripristis murdjan chromosome 16, fMyrMur1.1, whole genome shotgun sequence DNA segment above includes these coding regions:
- the LOC115373369 gene encoding fucolectin-1-like; its protein translation is MKHTIIILLLLLLGTCTVTTASKNLALRGKATQSSIRGAPWTGYSAASNAIDGNRQSKFMAGSCSTTESQTNPWWRVDLLDSYIITSIIISVRGDCCAEETIGANIYISDSPIENQSPKKADGSVPHVPLGESFTLNFDNKVEGRYVTVKMEGQNKVLSLCEVEVYGYPAATGENLALRGRAMQSSVYSTSIPMNAIDGNRDTSYERGACSITQYSFSPWWRLDLLKTYKVVSVSITNRDYVPERINGAEIRIGNSLDNNGNNNPRCAVVSHIAAGVTENFQCNGMEGRYINIVIPGRKEYLTLCEVEVYGHSLD